Proteins encoded by one window of Cannabis sativa cultivar Pink pepper isolate KNU-18-1 chromosome 4, ASM2916894v1, whole genome shotgun sequence:
- the LOC115712229 gene encoding malate dehydrogenase, glyoxysomal produces the protein MESVADASRRISRISSHLLPPNIQMEGCGLRRENCRAKGAAPGFKVAVLGAAGGIGQPLAMLMKMNPLVSVLHLYDVVNSPGVTADISHMDTGAVVRGFLGQSQLEDALTGMDLVIIPAGVPRKPGMTRDDLFNINAGIVKTLCEGIAKCCPNAIVNLISNPVNSTVPIAAEVFKKAGTFDPKRLLGVTMLDVVRANTFVAEVLGLDPRDVDVPVVGGHAGVTILPLLSQVKPPCAFNAKEIDYLTNRIQNGGTEVVEAKAGAGSATLSMAYAAVKFADACLRGLRGDAGIIQCAFVASQVTELPFFASKVRLGRSGVEEVHPLGPLNEYERDGLEKAKKELEASIQKGVSFIRK, from the exons ATGGAGTCCGTAGCTGATGCCAGTCGACGAATTTCCAGAATCTCTTCTCATCTTCTCCCTCCCAACATCCAG ATGGAAGGTTGTGGTTTACGTCGGGAGAATTGCCGTGCTAAAGGCGCCGCGCCGGGATTCAAGGTTGCGGTTTTGGGAGCCGCTGGTGGCATAGGGCAACCTCTGGCCATGTTGATGAAGATGAACCCTTTGGTATCGGTGCTTCATCTGTACGACGTCGTTAATAGCCCTGGCGTCACTGCTGATATCAGCCATATGGATACTGGTGCTGTG GTGAGGGGATTCTTAGGTCAGTCTCAGTTAGAAGATGCCTTGACAGGAATGGACCTTGTAATCATTCCTGCTGGTGTTCCCCGGAAACCTGGAATGACTAGGGATGATTTGTTCAATATCAATGCTGGCATTGTGAAGACTCTTTGTGAAGGAATTGCAAAATGTTGTCCAAATGCTATTGTTAACTTGATCAGCAATCCTGTTAACTCAACGGTACCAATTGCGGCTGAAGTTTTCAAGAAAGCTGGTACTTTTGATCCAAAGCGCCTTTTGGGAGTTACCATGCTTGATGTTGTTAGAGCTAATACTTTTGTG GCAGAAGTTTTGGGCCTTGATCCTAGGGATGTTGATGTTCCCGTAGTTGGAGGTCATGCAGGGGTTACAATCTTACCTCTTCTGTCTCAG GTTAAACCTCCATGCGCTTTTAATGCTAAAGAAATTGATTACCTTACAAACCGCATTCAAAATGGAGGAACTGAGGTCGTCGAG GCAAAAGCTGGAGCCGGATCTGCAACATTGTCCATG GCTTATGCTGCTGTCAAGTTTGCCGATGCATGTCTCCGTGGTTTGAGAGGAGATGCTGGCATTATCCAGTGTGCTTTTGTGGCTTCTCAG GTGACTGAGCTTCCTTTCTTTGCATCGAAAGTAAGGCTTGGCCGCAGTGGAGTGGAGGAAGTACACCCTCTTGGTCCCCTGAATGAGTACGAAAG AGATGGCTTGGAGAAGGCAAAGAAAGAGTTAGAAGCAAGCATTCAGAAGGGAGTTTCCTTCATCAGGAAATGA